A region from the Thermanaeromonas toyohensis ToBE genome encodes:
- a CDS encoding sensor histidine kinase — MGWNFWQFTGLRKKMLLYYLVITLLLGLTSLASYYSAQTLISRLTNIFIDYVYLNNLYTEITALESTVERYLGSKSSEALLEYYNLNNKLQEQASQLSQLKGYDKNTLMLKDIGNMMDNLLQEADAAVNAKRGRMGGVYLVHFTESHKIAGYIKTYINELLYNKLQEGSQKYESIKGHMVLLSYLNFFLIIGLLLSSILLAIYFTYKITRPIIELSRSAERISRGDFGVEPVNIQGETEDEVRILAEAFNRMAVSIKNYIDKIKYQAEMEKRLKEQEMQNLMMKNLLKDARLKSLQSQINPHFLFNTLNAASQLAMMEGAEKSALFIEKVADLFRYNLKRLDKPVTLRDEIRHVENYMYILKTRFGDKIDFYLDIEDSVLDLEIPCTVIQPVVENAFLHGIEKMEGPGKIALKVKKQDGYVAIEVEDNGVGMEDHVIRSILKVELADGGREGHVSGIGMHNVINRLMLFYNVEEAQDIIEIYSQKGAGTKVILKIPLKEDRRIVQS; from the coding sequence ATGGGCTGGAATTTCTGGCAATTTACTGGCTTGCGCAAAAAGATGTTATTGTATTATCTGGTAATTACTTTACTTTTGGGGCTTACCAGTTTGGCTTCTTATTACAGCGCCCAGACCCTTATATCCCGCCTTACCAATATTTTTATTGATTACGTATATCTAAACAATTTATACACAGAGATTACCGCCTTGGAGAGCACTGTAGAAAGATATCTGGGAAGTAAATCTTCGGAGGCCCTGTTAGAATACTATAACTTAAACAATAAATTACAAGAACAAGCTAGCCAACTTTCCCAACTAAAAGGTTATGACAAGAACACCTTGATGCTTAAAGACATCGGGAATATGATGGATAATTTGCTCCAGGAAGCAGACGCTGCAGTTAATGCCAAGAGGGGACGTATGGGCGGGGTATACCTGGTTCATTTCACAGAATCCCATAAGATTGCCGGTTATATAAAAACGTATATAAACGAGCTTCTTTATAATAAACTCCAGGAGGGTTCCCAAAAATACGAAAGTATCAAGGGTCACATGGTACTCCTAAGCTACCTTAACTTTTTCTTAATTATAGGGTTGCTCCTATCTAGTATCCTTTTAGCTATATATTTTACCTACAAAATTACGCGACCCATTATTGAGCTTTCCCGTTCGGCAGAGAGGATTTCCCGGGGGGACTTTGGTGTGGAACCGGTGAACATCCAAGGGGAGACGGAAGATGAAGTTCGAATCTTAGCTGAAGCTTTCAACAGGATGGCGGTAAGTATAAAGAATTATATTGATAAAATCAAGTACCAGGCAGAGATGGAGAAAAGGCTTAAAGAACAGGAAATGCAAAACCTTATGATGAAAAATCTTTTGAAGGATGCTAGGCTTAAATCTCTCCAGTCCCAGATTAATCCCCACTTTCTATTTAACACTTTGAACGCTGCCTCCCAGCTAGCTATGATGGAAGGGGCAGAAAAATCAGCTTTGTTTATTGAGAAGGTGGCGGATCTCTTCAGATATAACCTTAAACGCCTAGATAAACCGGTAACCTTAAGGGATGAGATTAGGCATGTAGAAAACTATATGTATATCCTTAAAACTAGGTTCGGAGATAAAATAGATTTTTATTTAGATATCGAAGATAGCGTCTTAGATTTGGAGATCCCCTGCACAGTAATACAGCCGGTGGTGGAAAACGCCTTTCTCCACGGCATAGAAAAGATGGAGGGTCCCGGGAAAATTGCCTTAAAGGTAAAAAAGCAGGATGGATATGTGGCCATAGAGGTAGAGGATAACGGCGTAGGTATGGAAGATCATGTGATACGGTCTATCCTTAAGGTGGAACTAGCGGATGGCGGTCGGGAAGGACATGTAAGCGGTATAGGTATGCACAACGTTATAAACCGGCTGATGCTATTTTACAATGTAGAAGAAGCCCAGGATATCATAGAGATCTACAGCCAGAAAGGTGCAGGTACTAAGGTAATCTTAAAAATTCCTTTGAAAGAAGATAGGCGAATTGTACAAAGTTAA